A stretch of Ipomoea triloba cultivar NCNSP0323 chromosome 11, ASM357664v1 DNA encodes these proteins:
- the LOC115997359 gene encoding ubiquitin-conjugating enzyme E2 28-like, with protein MASKRILKELKDLQKDPPTSCSAGPVGEDMFHWQATIMGPPDSPYAGGLFLVTIHFPPDYPFKPPKVAFRTKVFHPNINSNGSICLDILKEQWSPALTISKVLLSICSLLTDANPDDPLVPEIAHMYKTDRAKYEATARSWTQKYATG; from the exons ATGGCTTCGAAACGGATCTTGAAGGAGCTCAAGGATCTTCAGAAAGATCCTCCTACCTCTTGTAGCGCTG GACCTGTTGGCGAGGACATGTTTCACTGGCAAGCAACTATAATGGGTCCCCCAGATAGTCCATATGCAGGGGGGTTGTTTCTGGTTACTATTCATTTCCCCCCTGATTATCCATTTAAACCTCCAAAG GTTGCTTTTAGGACAAAGGTATTCCACCCTAACATTAACAGCAATGGTAGCATTTGCCTCGATATCTTGAAGGAGCAATGGAGCCCTGCGCTAACTATTTCCAAG GTGTTGCTTTCGATCTGTTCGCTCTTAACAGATGCAAACCCTGATGATCCATTGGTCCCGGAGATTGCCCACATGTACAAGACAGATAGAGCAAAGTATGAAGCAACTGCCAGGAGCTGGACCCAGAAGTATGCAACGGGTTGA
- the LOC115996874 gene encoding uncharacterized protein LOC115996874 — translation MGNYAGNVGRRIIQLVISCMFLWPSSLLVQGTFDRQTLDSFVGQHALKNASNRRTGRLYDVVLPANFSGMEASVVRFRTGSLWKRGANFSLFRIPPNILPVPFTRRMHIVFPNLGNWSSSYYSVSNHTLVAPVVGLLGYDADMANSSSLRRIEDFRLRKDPILVHFPNNISLPNMKCVRFGINGGTIEFSNVTVDGLCVARGQGHFTLVIPTPEEEKAWKWWAVGFGVGVMGLIFVGIMMYRVVKQKRVGRMEKQSEKSEALDTMWIGRSRMPYATRIRTEPVLEDSYVP, via the coding sequence ATGGGGAATTATGCAGGAAACGTGGGGCGGCGCATCATCCAATTGGTTATATCCTGCATGTTCTTGTGGCCATCATCTTTACTTGTACAAGGAACGTTTGATCGTCAGACATTGGATTCATTTGTTGGGCAGCATGCACTTAAGAACGCATCTAATAGGCGCACAGGTAGATTGTATGATGTTGTTCTTCCGGCTAACTTTTCTGGCATGGAAGCTTCTGTTGTTCGGTTTAGAACTGGTAGTCTTTGGAAAAGAGGGGCTAACTTTAGCCTCTTCCGTATTCCTCCCAATATATTGCCGGTTCCCTTCACGAGGAGAATGCATATAGTGTTTCCCAATCTTGGAAACTGGTCGTCTTCCTACTACAGCGTCTCCAACCACACTCTTGTTGCTCCCGTGGTAGGCTTGCTAGGCTACGATGCAGACATGGCTAATTCATCAAGTCTGAGAAGGATAGAGGATTTTAGATTAAGGAAGGATCCGATTCTAGTCCATTTCCCCAATAATATATCTTTGCCGAACATGAAATGTGTTCGTTTTGGGATAAATGGCGGTACAATAGAATTCAGCAATGTGACGGTGGATGGGTTGTGTGTTGCGCGGGGACAAGGGCATTTCACCCTTGTGATTCCAACTCCGGAGGAGGAGAAAGCTTGGAAATGGTGGGCGGTAGGATTTGGGGTTGGAGTAATGGGATTGATTTTTGTGGGGATTATGATGTATAGAGTAGTGAAGCAGAAAAGAGTTGGGAGAATGGAGAAACAGAGTGAAAAGAGTGAGGCTTTAGATACGATGTGGATAGGGAGGAGTAGAATGCCTTATGCAACAAGAATCAGAACTGAACCAGTTCTTGAAGATAGCTACGTCCCTTAA
- the LOC115997069 gene encoding BTB/POZ domain-containing protein POB1-like, which translates to MKDQILDLFDPRTAVMDPDYSPTSAPHPDFGFAFNDSNFSDRLLRIEVVADSSDACSDSDASQTLADWTRHRKQRGGDFKENDTCHSFSALDISTYPEEQIVNCNQIDTEDADNGNQDEAVVAMIEEAQSAIYDFLLCSIGDEAANSEDSNWNIDSSSSKVIKVKTLHISSPILAAKSPFFYKLFSNGMRESEQRQVTLQIHASEEAALMELLNFMYSNTLTTATAPALLDVLMAADKFEVASCMRYCSRQLCNLTMTPESALVYLELPSSVLMAEAVKPLTDAAKQFLAANYKDVSKYQEEVMNLPLAGIEAVLSSDDLLVASEDAVYDLVLKWTRTHYAKLEERREILSSHLGHYIRFPQMSCRKLRKVQTCIDFDPEFVSKHVLEALFFKAESSHRQRIQAADDSSSGSHRFVERVYKYRPIKVIEFEHPRQQCVVYLDLKREECSNLFPSGRVYSQAFHLGGQGFFLSAHCNMDQQNSFHCFGLFLGMQEKGLVSFAVDYEFAARSKPTEEFVSKYKGNYTFTGGKAVGYRNLFGIAWTSFMADDSPYFINGILHLRAELTIKH; encoded by the exons CGCCTCCTCCGGATCGAGGTCGTTGCCGACTCCTCCGATGCCTGCTCAGATTCTGATGCATCGCAGACCCTCGCCGATTGGACTCGTCATCGCAAGCAACGCGGAGGTGACTTTAAGGAAAATG ACACGTGCCACTCATTTTCAGCTCTGGACATTTCTACATACCCAGAGGAGCAAATTGTTAACTGCAACCAGATTGACACCGAAGATGCTGATAATGGAAACCAAGATGAGGCAGTGGTGGCTATGATTGAAGAAGCACAATCTG CTATATATGATTTCCTGTTGTGCTCCATAGGAGATGAAGCTGCTAACAGTGAGGATTCAAATTGGAATAtagattcttcttcttctaaggTTATAAAAGTGAAAACATTACATATCAGCTCTCCCATTTTGGCAGCAAAAAGTCCATTCTTCTATAAG CTTTTCTCAAATGGGATGCGGGAGTCGGAGCAGAGACAAGTAACCTTACAAATTCATGCTTCTG AGGAAGCTGCCCTTATGGAGCTCCTAAATTTCATGTATAGCAATACATTGACTACAGCTACAGCACCTGCTTTGTTGGATGTGCTCATGGCTGCTGACAAATTTGAGGTTGCTTCGTGCATGAGATATTGCAGCCGCCAATTATGTAATTTGACAATGACTCCAGAGTCTGCTTTGGTTTATTTAGAGCTTCCTTCAAGTGTCCTGATGGCCGAGGCAGTTAAGCCGTTAACAGATGCAGCAAAACAATTCCTTGCTGCCAATTACAAAGATGTCTCCAA GTATCAAGAGGAGGTTATGAACTTACCTCTTGCTGGAATTGAAGCAGTTCTATCCAGTGATGACCTCCTAGTAGCGTCTGAGGATGCAGTATATGACCTTGTGCTGAAGTGGACAAGGACCCATTATGCAAAGTTGGAAGAGCGACGTGAGATTCTTAGTTCTCATCTTGGCCACTACATCCGTTTTCCTCAGATGAGCTGCCGAAAGCTTCGTAAGGTTCAAACTTGTATTGATTTTGATCCTGAGTTTGTTTCCAAACATGTATTAGAGGCTCTATTTTTCAAGGCCGAGTCCTCCCATCGTCAGCGAATCCAAGCTGCAGATGATTCTTCTTCAGGTAGTCACCGTTTTGTTGAGCGTGTGTACAAGTACCGGCCTATCAAAGTGATTGAGTTCGAACATCCACGGCAACAATGTGTAGTGTACTTAGATCTTAAGCGGGAAGAGTGTAGTAATTTATTTCCATCTGGGAGAGTATATTCTCAAGCATTTCACCTGGGAGGGCAAGGGTTTTTTCTGTCAGCACATTGCAACATGGATCAACAGAACTCTTTCCACTGTTTTGGTCTGTTTCTGGGAATGCAGGAAAAGGGGTTGGTGTCATTCGCAGTGGACTATGAGTTTGCAGCAAGATCAAAACCAACGGAGGAATTTGTTAGCAAATACAAAGGAAATTACACCTTCACTGGGGGAAAGGCAGTTGGTTATCGGAATTTATTTGGCATAGCATGGACGTCTTTCATGGCAGATGACAGTCCCTACTTCATCAATGGCATTCTCCATCTTAGGGCGGAGCTTACAATCAAGCACTAA